The genome window TGCATTTTCCGTGGGAAATCAAAACAAGGGGGCAGGGTAAACCAAGTCGGGGATTGCATTCGCCATTTTTCCCGTTATTGATCGCGGGGCGACGCGCCGGCAGCTGCCGGTACGTCGGATTTCAGGTGGGGCCTGTAGCTCAATTGGTTAGAGCCGGCGGCTCATAACCGCTTGGTTGGGGGTTCGAGTCCCTCCGGGCCCACCATTAATTTCAAAGGCTTAGCGAGAAATCGCTGAGCCCTTTTTGATTTTAGAAAATTCAGGGGCAACATTTGGGGCAACAACGCATCATCAGGCAGATTGGGATTTCTCGATTTTCTCGATCCCGGCAACGATGACGTCATTGCCAAACTGCAGAAGCGTAGCCATCACCTTGTGCTCTTCCCACTTGCAGCTATCTAAGCGGCCGGCAGGGTTTTGACCCTAAACTTTCGTAGCGCTGGTCCTAACCAATAAGGATGACGGGACCCAGAACCCCTTGCATGGTAAAGTGCGCGGTTTAGGAGGGGTGCCATGTGGTATTTGCGTGGCGCCGCAATCGCGGCGCTTTGTGTCACGCTTTGCAGTCCGTTGCCGGCAATGGCGGCCGAGTCAGTCGGCGAAGCCGTGCTGATCAAGACCGAAGTGAGAGGTAACAGTGGTCCACTGACGGTCAGAGACCAGGTTCACCGGGATGAACGGATCAAGACCTCCCAATCCGGGCTCGGTCAGTTTATTTTCCAGGACGGAACCAAGCTGGCTGTGGGATGGGGCTCGTCCGTGGTCATCGACAAATTCGTTTACGACGACACAAAATCGGTAAAGCGGCTCACCATCAAGGCGGCAAAGGGAACTTTTCGCTGGATCAGCGGAAACTCGAAATCCTCAGCCTATGAGATCCTGACACCTGCCGGAACCATTGGGGTGCGTGGGACTGCCTTCGACTTCACCATTGGCGCCGATGGGACGACTGCCGTCGTCCTGTTGAGCGGCCGGGCCGAGTTCTGTGGCGCAGGTGGCTGCAAGCAATTGACGCGGCGCTGCGATTGCGTGGTGGCCAAGCGCAATGGCAGCGTGACCGATCCCCGCCGGGTCAATCGCGACGTTCTCAATACGCTTGGCAGCCAGAAAGCCTTGCCATTCCTTTCCGGCAGTCAACAATTATCCGGAGGAATGGGGAGCGTAGGTGTCGGAGGGTGTGGCCTCGCGTCGGTCGAAAACCCAAAGGATCGCACCCCTCAACGAGCTACCCCGCAAAACGCCCCGGAGCGGCCGGCGCCACCGGACCGACCGGCCCCGCCTGCGCCACCAGATCCGCCTGCGCCACCAGATCCGCCTGCGCCACCGGAGAAGCCTGCTCCGCCGGAAAAACCTGCTCCGCCGGAAAAACCGCACAAGGTGGATAAGCCCGACAAACCCCACAAGGACAATAGCCGGCACCATCGGGGGCACCGCGACACGGATCACGGTCGTCATGACACCGACCGCCATGACAGGGGGCACCACGACAAAGGCGGACACCATTAATAGCAAGAATCTCTCTTTGGAGCATGGCGAGCAAAGGCTTCCGGGTCATTACTCGGCGGCGCCGGCCTCTTTTTCTGCCGCCTCACGGAGAAAATGTTCGGACCTGCGGGAAATCCGGCGATAGAATTCCGGCAACCCTTCCGCCATTCCTGCACTCTTGAGTTTTGCGGTGCTAACGAGCTTGCGGCTGGACGGCGACCGCGAACTCAACGCCTCGACAAGCTGCTGGTGGATCGACCGCAGTTCAGCAAACTCAGCAGATGCTGCAAGACGCTGATCGCCAATGACGGCGAAGAGTTTGGTTCGTGTGCTCTTGCCTTTGAGGCCGAGCGCCCCCGCCTCGAGCAAGGCACAGTCCGGCAGCATCTTTGCCGTGGTCTCCGACACGAGAATGTCGAAGTTGACTTCTTTGCAGGAAGACTCGATCCGCGCAGCGATATTGACGGCATCGCCCACCGCCGAATAATTGAAACGCGTCTCGGCGCCCATGTTTCCAACGCAGGCAAGTCCCGTGTGTATGCCAATCCCGATGCCGACTTTCTGCTCGCCGCCGAAGCCAAACGCGTCACCGGCATTGAGACGCGCAAGTGTCTCGCGCATGGCCAACGCGGCGTGAACAGCCTTGCTGCCATGGTTGGCGACATCGACTGGAGCGTTCCAGAAGGCCATGATCGAGTCTCCGATGAACTTGTCCAGTGTCCCTTCGTTTGCAACGACATGATGGCTAAGCGCGTCAAGAAGCGTGTTCAGAAAACCGACGACGGCGGCGGGCGCCAACTGCTCGCTGATCTGGGTGAAA of Phyllobacterium zundukense contains these proteins:
- a CDS encoding FecR family protein, producing MWYLRGAAIAALCVTLCSPLPAMAAESVGEAVLIKTEVRGNSGPLTVRDQVHRDERIKTSQSGLGQFIFQDGTKLAVGWGSSVVIDKFVYDDTKSVKRLTIKAAKGTFRWISGNSKSSAYEILTPAGTIGVRGTAFDFTIGADGTTAVVLLSGRAEFCGAGGCKQLTRRCDCVVAKRNGSVTDPRRVNRDVLNTLGSQKALPFLSGSQQLSGGMGSVGVGGCGLASVENPKDRTPQRATPQNAPERPAPPDRPAPPAPPDPPAPPDPPAPPEKPAPPEKPAPPEKPHKVDKPDKPHKDNSRHHRGHRDTDHGRHDTDRHDRGHHDKGGHH